The Streptomyces sp. NBC_01353 genome contains a region encoding:
- a CDS encoding M6 family metalloprotease domain-containing protein — translation MPALPRRLRTLAAALVLASCLATPPAANASAPAAPAAPAVDCALPGRTGWTDEGHDTDRAQFQPSTGTRPVLTLFVDFPDAPAGEATEPYAAQLAPAADWMRTASYGRSRLAISSLHRWIRMPADSTSYGFTRGLTFETHEKYVRDAIAAADPYADLSRHDMVYIVPTRAAAAIPFSPTYLYDPATPGVSADGTRLKWAVTFGQDMWRWGHKVVAHETGHTFGLPDLYSFTGATHQYAGGWDVMGNIAGPAPQYLGWHSWKLGWTRDAQVACVSGLGQRTVRLTPVERPGGTKIAVLRTGETTAYVAESRRAEGNDRSACSTGVLIYRIDSATPTGEGPVRIMNGNPDTTPPVGCTALDLGAYTPGRTFTDPDTGVRIDVLAGGPAGDVVRLSRS, via the coding sequence ATGCCCGCCCTGCCACGCCGCCTGCGCACCCTCGCTGCGGCCCTCGTCCTCGCCTCCTGCCTGGCCACTCCTCCCGCGGCGAACGCGTCCGCTCCGGCCGCCCCGGCCGCTCCCGCCGTCGACTGCGCGCTGCCCGGCAGGACCGGCTGGACCGACGAGGGCCACGACACGGACCGCGCCCAGTTCCAGCCGTCCACCGGAACTCGCCCTGTCCTGACTCTGTTCGTCGACTTCCCCGACGCGCCGGCCGGCGAAGCCACCGAGCCGTACGCCGCCCAACTCGCCCCCGCCGCCGACTGGATGCGGACGGCCAGCTACGGCCGCTCCCGCCTCGCCATCAGCTCGCTGCACCGGTGGATCCGCATGCCCGCGGACTCGACCTCGTACGGATTCACTCGCGGCCTCACCTTCGAAACCCACGAGAAGTACGTGCGCGACGCCATCGCGGCCGCCGACCCGTACGCGGACCTCTCCCGCCACGACATGGTCTACATCGTCCCCACCCGGGCGGCGGCCGCGATCCCGTTCTCCCCGACCTACCTCTACGACCCCGCCACGCCGGGCGTGAGCGCCGACGGTACGCGACTGAAGTGGGCCGTGACCTTCGGTCAGGACATGTGGCGCTGGGGCCACAAGGTCGTCGCCCACGAGACCGGTCACACCTTCGGCCTGCCGGACCTGTACTCCTTCACCGGTGCCACCCACCAGTACGCAGGTGGCTGGGACGTCATGGGCAACATCGCGGGGCCCGCCCCGCAGTACCTCGGCTGGCACTCGTGGAAGCTGGGCTGGACCCGTGACGCCCAGGTCGCCTGCGTCTCGGGGCTCGGGCAGCGCACCGTACGGCTGACTCCCGTGGAACGCCCTGGCGGCACCAAGATCGCCGTACTGCGCACCGGCGAGACCACGGCGTACGTCGCCGAGTCCCGCCGCGCCGAGGGCAACGACCGGTCCGCCTGCTCGACCGGTGTCCTCATCTACCGGATCGACTCCGCGACCCCGACTGGCGAGGGCCCGGTCCGGATCATGAACGGCAACCCGGACACGACTCCGCCCGTCGGTTGCACTGCGCTCGACCTCGGGGCGTACACACCGGGCCGGACCTTCACCGACCCGGACACCGGAGTCCGCATCGACGTCCTCGCGGGCGGCCCGGCCGGGGACGTGGTCAGGCTCAGCCGATCCTGA
- a CDS encoding alpha/beta fold hydrolase, which produces MNPAYATVDHTFTVPLDHEAPDGPTIEIFAREVADPARAGEQLPWLLYLQGGPGGKSPRPSSGSPSWLAQALKTHRVLFLDQRGTGRSTPVTARSAARFASPDHLAAHLVHFRADAIVADAELIRRRLCGDTPWETLGQSYGGFITLTYLSRAPEGLRACYVTGGLPGLTATADDVYIRTYPRVRDRVLDFYARYPEDAPRLRKIADLLAAGDIRLPDGDRLTPHRLRSLGLALGMGDGFERVHWLLDESLGTDGELTDTFRHQVMVLTGFTDNPLFAVMQETLYGQGAGPTGWAASRTLAGFPEFGEDADPLLLTGEMIYPWMFREITGLRPFADAADLLAARTDWPPLYDPHRLAANEVPLAAIVYHDDMYVDAGLSLRTAREVGATRVWVTNEWEHDGVSASGGRVLARLMDLAAGRA; this is translated from the coding sequence ATGAACCCCGCGTACGCGACCGTCGACCACACCTTCACGGTTCCCCTGGACCACGAGGCCCCCGACGGCCCCACCATCGAGATCTTCGCCCGCGAGGTCGCCGATCCGGCCCGCGCGGGCGAGCAACTGCCCTGGCTGCTCTATCTCCAGGGCGGCCCGGGCGGCAAGTCCCCCCGTCCGTCATCCGGTTCGCCCAGCTGGCTGGCCCAAGCCTTGAAGACCCACCGGGTGCTGTTCCTCGACCAGCGCGGCACCGGCCGCTCCACCCCGGTCACCGCGCGCTCCGCCGCCCGGTTCGCCTCGCCGGACCACCTCGCCGCGCATCTGGTCCACTTCCGCGCCGACGCCATCGTCGCCGACGCGGAACTGATCCGCCGCCGACTCTGCGGGGACACCCCCTGGGAGACGCTCGGGCAGAGCTACGGTGGCTTCATCACCCTCACCTACCTCTCCCGGGCCCCCGAGGGCCTGCGGGCCTGCTACGTCACCGGTGGCCTGCCCGGCCTCACCGCCACCGCCGACGACGTGTACATCCGCACCTACCCCCGCGTCCGCGACCGCGTCCTCGACTTCTACGCCCGCTACCCCGAGGACGCTCCCCGCCTGCGGAAGATCGCCGACCTCCTCGCGGCCGGCGACATCCGCCTGCCGGACGGGGACCGGCTCACCCCGCACCGCCTGCGCAGCCTCGGACTCGCGCTCGGCATGGGCGACGGATTCGAGCGCGTTCACTGGCTGCTCGACGAATCTCTCGGCACGGACGGCGAGTTGACCGACACCTTCCGCCACCAGGTGATGGTCCTCACCGGCTTCACCGACAACCCGCTGTTCGCCGTCATGCAGGAGACGCTGTACGGGCAGGGCGCCGGCCCGACCGGCTGGGCGGCCTCCCGGACGCTCGCCGGCTTCCCTGAGTTCGGCGAGGACGCGGACCCCCTCCTGCTCACCGGAGAGATGATCTACCCCTGGATGTTCCGGGAGATCACGGGCCTGCGCCCCTTCGCGGACGCCGCCGACCTACTGGCCGCGCGCACCGACTGGCCGCCCCTGTACGACCCGCACCGTCTCGCCGCCAACGAGGTCCCGCTCGCAGCGATCGTCTACCACGACGACATGTACGTCGACGCGGGCCTGTCCCTGCGCACCGCGCGCGAGGTCGGCGCCACCCGCGTCTGGGTCACCAACGAGTGGGAGCACGACGGCGTCTCCGCCTCCGGCGGCCGCGTCCTCGCCCGCCTGATGGACCTGGCTGCCGGCCGCGCGTAG
- a CDS encoding dihydrodipicolinate synthase family protein yields the protein MTSTTWNSARPWRGIMVATTLPFREDLSVDYDAYAEHVRRLIDNGCDGVVPNGSLGEYQTLTDDERGRVVRTAVEAAGDGARVMPGVAAYGSAESRRWAEQAAEAGCGSVLLLPPNAYRADESAVRAHYREVAGAGIPVVAYNNPIDTKVDLTPDLLARLYEDGGIVAVKEFSGDVRRAYELAELAPELDLLIGADDVLLELAVAGAVGWIAGYPNAFPASCAELYHAAVAGDLATALPLYKSLHSLLRWDSKTEFVQSIKLSMDLIGMRGGPTRPPRLPLTGETEAGVRTATEKAVADGHR from the coding sequence ATGACCTCCACCACCTGGAACAGTGCCCGCCCCTGGCGCGGCATCATGGTCGCCACCACCCTCCCCTTCCGCGAGGACCTGTCCGTCGACTACGACGCGTACGCCGAGCACGTCCGCAGGCTGATCGACAACGGCTGCGACGGCGTCGTACCCAACGGCTCCCTCGGCGAGTACCAGACCCTCACCGACGACGAGCGGGGCCGTGTCGTCCGTACCGCCGTCGAGGCGGCCGGCGACGGCGCACGGGTCATGCCGGGCGTCGCCGCCTACGGCAGCGCCGAGTCCCGCCGCTGGGCCGAACAGGCCGCCGAGGCCGGCTGCGGCTCGGTCCTGCTCCTGCCGCCGAACGCCTACCGCGCCGACGAGTCGGCCGTACGTGCTCACTACCGGGAGGTGGCCGGGGCCGGCATCCCGGTCGTCGCGTACAACAACCCCATCGACACCAAGGTCGATCTCACCCCTGACCTGCTGGCGCGGCTGTACGAGGACGGCGGCATCGTCGCGGTGAAGGAGTTCAGCGGCGACGTCCGCAGGGCGTACGAGCTGGCCGAGCTCGCCCCGGAACTCGACCTGCTGATCGGGGCCGACGACGTCCTTCTGGAGCTGGCCGTGGCGGGCGCGGTCGGGTGGATCGCCGGCTACCCCAACGCCTTCCCGGCCTCCTGCGCGGAGCTGTACCACGCCGCGGTCGCGGGCGACCTGGCCACCGCGCTGCCGCTGTACAAGTCCCTCCACTCTCTGCTGCGTTGGGACTCGAAGACCGAGTTCGTCCAGTCGATCAAGCTGTCCATGGACCTGATCGGCATGCGCGGCGGCCCCACCCGCCCGCCGCGGCTCCCGCTCACCGGCGAGACCGAGGCCGGAGTGCGGACCGCCACCGAGAAGGCCGTCGCCGACGGTCACCGCTGA
- a CDS encoding Tn3 family transposase: MSKTLHIVSLADERGYRLQTKVQADLQEGRHFLARKISTANGQLYQRFQDGIEDRIGALSLVLNALVRFSTRYMGAAVTQLRASGFDVREEDVARLPPCLQHHINMLGRYSFRLPDLPEWSCPRRGAAGAGSRTHIAVVPPGLLARATRAVRGRNPRTRAGMDGHRLRGSRLRQDPALTVHQLLLLLAILFHCHVNCEIVRSHFPRA; encoded by the coding sequence ATCTCCAAGACCCTGCACATCGTGAGCCTGGCCGACGAGCGCGGATACCGCCTACAAACCAAGGTGCAGGCCGATCTTCAGGAGGGCCGCCACTTCCTCGCGCGGAAGATCTCCACGGCAAACGGGCAGTTGTACCAGCGCTTCCAGGACGGCATAGAGGACCGGATCGGCGCCCTCAGCCTGGTCCTCAACGCCCTCGTACGCTTCAGCACCAGGTACATGGGCGCCGCGGTCACGCAGTTGCGCGCGAGCGGTTTCGACGTCCGCGAAGAGGATGTGGCCCGTCTCCCGCCGTGCCTGCAGCATCACATCAACATGCTCGGCCGGTACTCGTTCCGGCTCCCCGATCTGCCCGAATGGTCATGCCCTCGGCGTGGTGCGGCAGGAGCCGGGTCCCGTACCCATATCGCTGTCGTACCACCGGGATTGCTCGCCCGCGCCACCCGCGCGGTCCGGGGGCGGAATCCGCGCACCAGAGCGGGGATGGATGGGCACCGGCTCCGCGGATCAAGGCTCCGACAGGACCCCGCTCTGACGGTTCATCAGCTTCTTCTTTTGCTTGCAATCCTCTTTCACTGCCATGTGAACTGTGAAATTGTACGGTCACACTTTCCGCGAGCATGA
- a CDS encoding GntR family transcriptional regulator, protein MGHLTRRDLNATRERLRDQVAHALRAALISGELRPGAVYSAPTLAEDFGISATPVREAMLDLAREGLVEPVRNKGFRVTAVDERDLDQYTEIRALIEIPMVVRITRTAAREDLEALRPVAVEIVRAAREHDLIGYLEADRRFHLTLLGLAGNERLVETVGDLRKRSRLYGLTALDERGDLIPSAEEHLELLDLMLAGDAKGAEKCMTRHLGHVRSLWAKGGRQGRA, encoded by the coding sequence ATGGGGCACCTGACCCGCCGCGACCTCAATGCAACCCGCGAGCGGCTGCGCGACCAGGTCGCCCATGCTCTGCGAGCCGCCCTGATCTCGGGCGAGCTGCGGCCGGGGGCGGTGTACTCGGCGCCGACGCTGGCCGAGGACTTCGGCATCTCCGCCACCCCGGTCCGTGAGGCGATGCTCGACCTGGCCCGAGAGGGTCTGGTCGAGCCCGTCCGCAACAAGGGGTTCCGGGTCACCGCGGTCGACGAACGCGACCTCGACCAGTACACCGAGATCCGCGCGCTCATCGAGATCCCGATGGTCGTCCGGATCACCCGCACCGCAGCCCGTGAGGATCTCGAGGCGCTGCGGCCGGTCGCCGTTGAGATCGTGCGCGCGGCCCGTGAGCACGATCTCATCGGCTATCTGGAGGCCGACCGGCGGTTCCACCTCACGCTGCTCGGCCTCGCGGGCAACGAACGCCTCGTCGAGACCGTCGGTGACCTGCGCAAACGGTCCCGCCTGTACGGACTCACCGCCCTGGACGAGCGTGGCGACCTCATCCCGTCCGCCGAGGAGCACCTGGAGCTGCTCGACCTGATGCTCGCCGGGGACGCCAAGGGCGCGGAGAAGTGCATGACCAGGCACCTGGGGCATGTCCGGTCCCTGTGGGCCAAGGGTGGTCGGCAGGGCAGGGCATAG
- a CDS encoding (2Fe-2S)-binding protein: MARTPTDLVGAQPDPPFEITFDGRSVTALPGQSVAAALWGAGILAWRTTRDGGRPRGAFCGIGQCYDCLATVNGEPNRRACLVPAHPGDAITTQEGHGHDRLGV, encoded by the coding sequence GTGGCCCGCACCCCCACCGACCTGGTCGGAGCACAGCCCGATCCGCCGTTCGAGATCACCTTCGACGGCCGCAGCGTCACCGCACTGCCCGGCCAGTCTGTCGCCGCCGCCCTGTGGGGTGCCGGCATCCTGGCCTGGCGAACCACCCGCGATGGCGGCCGGCCACGCGGCGCGTTCTGCGGCATCGGCCAGTGCTACGACTGCCTCGCCACCGTCAACGGAGAGCCCAACCGGCGGGCCTGCCTGGTCCCCGCCCACCCCGGGGACGCGATCACCACCCAGGAAGGGCACGGCCATGACCGCCTCGGTGTCTGA
- a CDS encoding aldehyde dehydrogenase family protein: MTTAAVPDITSRNPAAPADVLVRIPAPGAFATADAVERARAAQPGWLLAGAAARSSALGAVAAALHDAADELAALAVREVGKPLAEARAEVARAAAIWRYYAQAPFEPTGAVHEPAAGPGLLLTRRRPHGVAGLITPWNFPFAIPSWKAAPALAVGNTVVLKPAPEATACAQRLAEIVQQAVPAAVFTVLPGGATEGNALVSAADVVSFTGSTPVGRAVAGAATARGVPVQAEMGGLNAALVLPDADIEQAAGHIAASIAGYAGQKCTATSRVIAVGTALAPLREALSEALRAVPVGDPADAVTVCGPLIHEGARDQVVDAWKGLPTLAGGTMPEGPGWFAEPTLVEKVSPGHRLLREEVFGPVAALMPADDLAHAVRITNSVPYGLVTSVHTADVNTALQGLDLLDTGMIRINAPSTGVDFHLPFGGSKASSHGPREQGRAALEFYTSGRTYTVAPAGRAT; encoded by the coding sequence GTGACCACCGCCGCCGTTCCCGACATCACCTCTCGTAACCCGGCCGCCCCGGCCGACGTCCTCGTGCGGATCCCAGCCCCCGGCGCCTTCGCGACGGCCGACGCCGTCGAACGGGCCCGTGCCGCGCAGCCCGGCTGGCTGCTCGCCGGGGCGGCTGCCCGCTCCTCAGCCCTCGGCGCGGTCGCCGCCGCCCTCCACGACGCGGCCGACGAACTGGCGGCGCTCGCCGTACGCGAGGTGGGCAAGCCGCTTGCCGAGGCCAGAGCCGAGGTCGCGCGCGCGGCCGCGATCTGGCGCTACTACGCCCAAGCACCCTTCGAGCCCACCGGCGCCGTCCACGAGCCCGCGGCCGGCCCGGGGCTGCTCCTGACCCGGCGTCGCCCGCACGGCGTGGCAGGGCTCATCACACCCTGGAACTTCCCCTTCGCGATCCCGAGCTGGAAGGCCGCCCCGGCGCTCGCGGTCGGCAACACGGTCGTCCTCAAGCCAGCCCCCGAGGCCACCGCGTGCGCCCAGCGCCTGGCCGAGATCGTCCAACAGGCCGTCCCGGCAGCGGTGTTCACCGTTCTCCCCGGAGGGGCGACCGAGGGCAACGCGCTCGTCTCCGCCGCCGACGTCGTCTCCTTCACCGGCTCCACCCCCGTCGGCCGGGCCGTGGCCGGCGCCGCGACCGCCCGGGGCGTCCCGGTCCAGGCCGAGATGGGCGGCCTGAACGCGGCGCTCGTCCTGCCGGACGCCGACATCGAGCAGGCGGCGGGCCACATCGCAGCCTCCATCGCCGGCTACGCGGGCCAGAAGTGCACGGCCACCAGCCGCGTCATCGCCGTCGGCACCGCCCTCGCCCCCCTGCGCGAGGCCCTCTCCGAAGCACTGCGGGCCGTCCCCGTCGGCGACCCGGCCGACGCGGTCACGGTGTGCGGGCCGCTCATCCACGAGGGCGCACGAGATCAGGTCGTCGACGCCTGGAAGGGACTGCCCACGCTCGCGGGCGGCACCATGCCCGAGGGGCCCGGATGGTTCGCGGAACCGACCCTGGTCGAGAAGGTTTCCCCGGGACACCGGCTGCTGCGCGAAGAGGTCTTCGGCCCCGTCGCGGCCCTGATGCCCGCCGACGATCTCGCCCACGCTGTACGGATCACCAATTCCGTACCGTACGGCCTGGTCACTTCGGTCCACACGGCCGACGTGAACACGGCCCTGCAGGGGCTCGACCTGCTCGACACCGGGATGATCCGGATCAACGCCCCGTCCACCGGCGTCGATTTCCACCTGCCGTTCGGCGGCTCCAAGGCGTCCAGCCACGGGCCGCGAGAACAGGGACGGGCCGCTCTGGAGTTCTACACCTCCGGCCGGACGTACACCGTGGCACCCGCGGGCCGCGCGACGTGA
- a CDS encoding proline racemase family protein, producing the protein MRTRHVFHAVDSHTEGMPTRVITGGVGVIPGATMAERRLHFIEHLDHLRTLLMYEPRGHAAMSGAILQPPTRPDADYGVLYIEVSGLLPMCGHGTIGVATVLVETGMVPVTEPVTTVRLDTPAGLVTVDVRVTDGAARSVTLTNVPAFCVGLDRKVTVPGYGTVTYDLAFGGNFYAFVGLDALGLPFDRDRKDDLLAAGLAVMDAINASPDRPVHPTQPEIAGVKHVYLAAPGSDARHSRHAMAIHPGWFDRSPCGTGTSARMAQLHARGELPLDRDFVNESFIGTRFTGRLTGETEVGGVPAVVPTVTGRAWITGTAQYFLDPDDPFPGGFLL; encoded by the coding sequence GTGCGTACGCGTCATGTCTTTCACGCCGTCGACTCGCACACCGAGGGCATGCCCACACGCGTGATCACCGGTGGTGTCGGGGTGATCCCCGGCGCCACCATGGCCGAGCGCAGGCTGCACTTCATCGAGCATCTGGACCACCTCCGGACGCTCCTGATGTACGAACCGCGAGGGCACGCCGCGATGAGCGGCGCCATTCTCCAGCCGCCTACCCGCCCCGACGCCGACTACGGCGTCCTCTACATCGAGGTCTCGGGACTGCTGCCGATGTGCGGCCACGGCACGATCGGTGTGGCCACCGTCCTCGTCGAGACCGGCATGGTGCCGGTGACCGAACCGGTCACGACCGTGCGGCTCGACACCCCGGCCGGCCTGGTCACCGTCGACGTCCGAGTGACGGACGGCGCGGCGAGGTCGGTCACGCTCACCAACGTGCCCGCATTCTGTGTGGGCCTGGACCGTAAGGTGACCGTCCCCGGATACGGGACGGTCACCTACGACCTTGCGTTCGGCGGCAACTTCTACGCGTTCGTCGGCCTGGACGCGCTGGGGCTGCCGTTCGATCGCGACCGCAAGGACGACCTCCTCGCGGCCGGACTCGCCGTGATGGACGCGATCAACGCCTCGCCGGACCGGCCCGTGCACCCCACGCAGCCGGAGATCGCCGGGGTCAAACACGTCTACCTCGCGGCGCCCGGCTCCGACGCCCGGCACTCGCGGCATGCGATGGCCATCCACCCCGGGTGGTTCGACCGCTCTCCGTGCGGCACCGGCACCTCGGCCCGGATGGCCCAACTGCACGCCCGGGGCGAGCTGCCGCTCGACCGTGACTTCGTCAACGAGTCCTTCATCGGGACCCGGTTCACCGGCAGGCTGACCGGCGAGACGGAGGTCGGCGGTGTGCCCGCCGTCGTCCCGACGGTCACCGGCCGGGCCTGGATCACCGGCACCGCTCAGTACTTCCTCGACCCGGACGACCCCTTCCCCGGAGGTTTCCTCCTGTGA
- a CDS encoding NAD(P)/FAD-dependent oxidoreductase, which produces MTASVSEPSGLYDLVVVGAGSAGLAGAVIASELGLSVALVDASTQSGGQFYRHPAPALGAVRPEALHHDWSTFSNLRRRLGASGIAHLTGHHVWSLAKEADETWTVHAVTGADGTAKRPVRIRARTLLLATGAYERQLPFPGWTLPGVVGAAGAQAMLKSGLVLPGRRIVVAGSGPLLLAVAASLAAAGARVPTVVEAAGYLRYARTPRALVANPQKAAEALVHGAALLRHRVRVRLRSAVTEVHGTDRVEAVTVTRLDRDWRPVPGTGRRIACDALAVGHGLVPQIELATALGCATRPLPDCTLGLALDGLQETSVRGLWAAGETGGVGGAELAWTEGELAGRAVVARLLGRRSDAGRIAGLQRRRDRMRAFADVMASAHAPGPGWPVWLTDDTDVCRCEEVTVGCVREAVADLGARDARTVKLLTRAGMGWCQGRMCGTAVACLAARDGVAEPPSERRPFAVPVSLSTLAALDEPAEPGGVEAEASSIEGP; this is translated from the coding sequence ATGACCGCCTCGGTGTCTGAACCATCGGGACTTTACGACCTCGTGGTCGTCGGCGCCGGCTCGGCCGGGCTCGCCGGTGCCGTCATCGCCTCCGAACTCGGCCTGTCCGTGGCCCTGGTGGATGCCTCCACCCAGTCCGGCGGGCAGTTCTACCGGCATCCGGCGCCCGCTCTGGGCGCGGTGCGACCCGAGGCCCTGCACCACGACTGGTCCACCTTCTCCAACCTGCGACGGCGCCTGGGAGCAAGCGGCATCGCCCACCTCACCGGGCATCACGTGTGGTCCCTCGCGAAGGAAGCCGACGAGACGTGGACGGTGCACGCCGTCACCGGCGCCGACGGCACTGCGAAACGGCCTGTCCGGATACGGGCCCGGACGCTGCTGCTCGCCACGGGGGCGTACGAGCGTCAACTGCCCTTTCCCGGCTGGACCCTGCCCGGTGTCGTGGGCGCCGCGGGAGCGCAGGCCATGCTCAAGTCCGGTCTCGTGCTGCCCGGCCGGCGCATCGTCGTGGCCGGCAGTGGGCCCCTCCTGCTCGCCGTCGCCGCGTCGCTCGCCGCAGCCGGTGCGCGAGTGCCGACCGTGGTCGAGGCAGCCGGCTATCTGCGGTACGCCCGTACGCCCCGAGCTCTCGTGGCCAACCCGCAGAAAGCTGCCGAAGCTCTGGTCCACGGCGCCGCACTGCTCAGGCACCGGGTGCGCGTACGGCTGCGCAGTGCGGTCACCGAGGTGCACGGCACCGACAGGGTGGAGGCCGTCACCGTCACCCGCCTCGACCGCGACTGGCGGCCCGTGCCGGGAACGGGCCGGCGGATCGCGTGCGACGCGCTCGCCGTCGGCCACGGGCTGGTCCCTCAGATCGAGCTGGCCACCGCCCTCGGCTGCGCCACCCGGCCGCTGCCCGACTGCACCCTGGGCCTCGCCCTGGACGGCCTCCAGGAGACCTCGGTGCGTGGCCTGTGGGCAGCGGGTGAGACCGGAGGCGTGGGCGGAGCCGAACTCGCCTGGACCGAGGGTGAGTTGGCAGGGCGGGCGGTCGTCGCGCGGCTCCTGGGCCGCCGTTCCGACGCAGGGCGGATCGCTGGACTCCAGCGCCGTCGGGACCGGATGCGCGCCTTCGCCGACGTGATGGCCTCGGCCCACGCTCCCGGCCCCGGATGGCCCGTGTGGCTGACCGACGACACGGACGTGTGCCGCTGCGAAGAGGTCACCGTGGGGTGTGTCCGCGAGGCGGTCGCCGATCTCGGGGCGCGCGACGCGCGGACCGTCAAACTCCTCACCCGGGCCGGCATGGGCTGGTGCCAGGGGCGGATGTGCGGGACAGCCGTGGCCTGCCTCGCGGCACGCGACGGTGTCGCCGAACCGCCCTCCGAGCGCCGCCCGTTCGCCGTCCCCGTCTCGCTGTCGACGCTCGCCGCACTCGACGAGCCCGCCGAACCGGGGGGCGTGGAGGCCGAAGCCTCCTCGATCGAAGGCCCTTAG
- a CDS encoding FAD-dependent oxidoreductase: MLTRNASDVIVVGAGIVGAACAHYAAHAGLTVTVVDRGPVAGGTTGAGEGNLLVSDKEPGPELELALLSTGLWQELADLLPPRIEYEPKGGLVVASSEPGMRALRDFAARQEKAGVTAQEVPGDRLHDLEPHLAPGLTGGFRYPQDAQVMPAHAAAHLLRTGGDRIRLRLGEEVTGLLTGATGEIRGVRTATGDIHAPYVVNAAGTWGGALADLAGVHLPVLPRRGFVLVTEPLPRVVRHKVYAADYVADVASGSAALQTSAVVEGTPAGPVLIGASRERVGFDRTLSTEVLRRLAAGATALFPVLGTVRAMRTYPGFRPYLPDHLPAIGPDPRVPGLLHACGHEGAGIGLAPVTGLIVAACLTGGEMPLDIHPFRPERFAPPEP; the protein is encoded by the coding sequence GTGCTCACGAGAAATGCCTCGGATGTCATCGTCGTCGGCGCCGGAATCGTCGGCGCCGCTTGCGCCCACTACGCCGCCCACGCCGGCCTCACCGTCACCGTTGTCGATCGCGGGCCCGTCGCCGGCGGCACAACGGGTGCGGGTGAGGGGAACCTCCTGGTCTCCGACAAGGAACCGGGCCCCGAACTCGAACTCGCCCTGCTGTCCACCGGGTTGTGGCAGGAGCTGGCAGACCTGCTCCCGCCGCGGATCGAGTACGAACCCAAGGGCGGCCTCGTCGTCGCCTCGAGCGAGCCCGGGATGCGCGCCCTGCGCGACTTCGCGGCCCGCCAGGAGAAGGCGGGCGTCACGGCGCAGGAGGTCCCGGGGGACCGGCTCCACGACCTGGAGCCCCATCTCGCCCCCGGACTGACGGGCGGCTTCCGCTATCCCCAGGACGCCCAGGTCATGCCCGCCCATGCCGCCGCGCACCTGCTGCGCACGGGCGGCGACCGAATCCGCCTGCGACTCGGGGAGGAGGTCACCGGCCTGCTGACCGGTGCGACCGGAGAGATCCGCGGAGTGCGCACCGCGACCGGCGACATCCACGCCCCGTACGTGGTCAACGCCGCCGGGACCTGGGGCGGCGCACTCGCCGACCTCGCGGGGGTGCACCTTCCGGTGCTGCCTCGGCGGGGTTTCGTCCTCGTCACCGAACCGCTGCCGCGCGTCGTGCGCCACAAGGTGTACGCCGCCGACTACGTGGCGGACGTGGCCTCCGGCTCCGCCGCACTGCAGACCTCGGCGGTCGTCGAGGGCACTCCGGCGGGCCCGGTCCTGATCGGCGCCAGCCGGGAAAGGGTCGGCTTCGACCGGACGCTCTCCACCGAGGTCCTGCGCCGCCTCGCCGCAGGGGCCACCGCGCTGTTCCCGGTCCTCGGCACCGTCCGGGCGATGCGGACCTACCCGGGCTTCCGCCCGTACCTGCCGGATCACCTGCCGGCGATCGGACCCGACCCGCGCGTCCCCGGACTGCTGCACGCCTGCGGTCACGAAGGGGCGGGGATCGGACTGGCGCCGGTGACCGGGCTGATCGTCGCGGCGTGCCTGACCGGCGGTGAAATGCCCCTCGACATCCACCCGTTCAGACCCGAGCGGTTCGCTCCGCCCGAGCCCTGA